In Bacteroidota bacterium, the sequence AGCTGATCCACCAAATCGTGCGAGCCAGAAGCTGGGGCCGTGGGTGTGTTCGGTTCCGCAAGGCTGGCACGAACATGGCCTACAAACTGCTTGGTGGCTTCGGTCTCTACCGAGGATATTTCTGCCACATTGCTGGAGGTATGAATCTTTATTTTACCGCCCAGCAGGCCCAGTTCATACTGTATGGAGCTTATTTTTTGCAAGGGAAACTCCTCCACCTTCAGGCCAAACAAGCCTTTGTCTATGAAAACAAGGCGCCTCTGGGTAGCCACCAGAATGCCGATTCCCTTGTTATAGATACCGCTTACTACCTGGCCTACTATCTCCTGGTCGGCCAGTACCTCGGGCAGCAGTTTTACTTCCTTCTTCTTTGCTACAGACGGAATATGCTTACCCTCCAGGGCCAAGATTTCCTGCATTCTGTCTTCGATGGTTTTCATTTATTTCCTGTATAAGTTGATAACCCAAAGCTCGGTAGCTGGTTCGCCAAAACGCGTCGTAGCCGGGGAGCGGGGTGTTTTTTTCATGCCTGCTCCATCCAGCCAGGGGCACCCACACGGGCCTGCCGGCCACAGCGTACGGGGGAGGCTGTGCAAAAGGTCTGGGATGGGAAGAACAGTGCCCACAAAAAAGCCCCACAGGGTGTACTGCGGGGCATGTCGTGTTAATCTCGTGGCTAGGGGTAGCCCTGCGCCGTACCGGATCCGTATGCCGGGGTAGGCGCGGTGGGGGCTACAGGCCCAGTTTTTTGCGCAGGGCCTTGGGCAGCGCGTCCTTGTGCACCATGTAGTCCATGGTCAGTAGGGCAAAGTAGGCCTCGCTGGCAAAGAAGAAGCCGTCGCACTCGTTGCTCTCAGTGCCCCAGCTGTTCTTTACGATGAAGTAGCGGTCTCCGTTCTGGTCTTTCGCATAGCCAGTGATGTGCATGCCATGGTCGTCAGTCAGCTCATAGCGGTCAAAGGCAGCCTGACGTTGCTCCTGGGTTATTTTAGCCTGCGGGGTGGGGTTTGCCCACACGTCGGTTTCGGTGCTGGCGGTCAGCACCTCCCAGTCTTCGGCAGGCGCAAGGGCCAGGCCCGCCTTCCAGTTGAAGCCCTTGTCGCTCACATCGGCCCCCCAGGCCAGGCTATAGCCAGCATCCAGGGCGTCAAAGGCCAGGGTGGTCATTTCTTCCACCGGCACGTTGTACACCTGGCCCTGCAGCCAGTTGTCGGGCACCTCCAAGGTGAAGGGCTGGTAAAAGGGGTGGTGGGTAAAGCTGCTCAGCTCCACATAGTCATCGGGGTTTAGGCCCAGGCTAGCAGCGTAGCTCTTGGGGGTATACTCCTTGCCCTCGTAGGTAAAAGTCTTGGGGATAGGGCCCAGGTAGGCATCCAGTATGCCATTTACGGCATCCTTCCACGAGGTGGTGAGGCGGTGGTTAGGGTTTTTCACAATCACATCCAGAAAAGCCTTGAGGGCCTGATCCAGCTCACTGTGGTTGTGCTTCGCCTCGCCGTATTGCAGGCCGCTGTACACGGCCTCGGGCACCATGCCATAGTTTTTCCATACATAGGCTACGTCGTGAAAGGCACCACCAGCCGAAAAGTTGATGTGGCCACCCCAGCGCACATAGCGCTCGGCCTTGTCCATATAGGTGTGGCGTACCACAAACATTTCGCTCAGCGCCTGGCGGCCCTTGCCCATGCGCATCAGCTCGCTCTCGAAGAACGACAGGGTGCTGAAGCTCCAGCAGGTGCCCGTACGGTACTGGTTGGGCACCAGGCTCTTGTCTACCTGCTTCACTACGGTGAAGCTGTAGTTGCTTCCTTCCTTATTCGTTTGGGGCTGTGCCCACAGGCTGCCCAGGGTAAGCGCACAGAGGGCGCAGAGGGAAATAATTTTTTTCATACAATCGGATGCTTTTTTCAGAATTAGGCGGGAAAAATACGGCGCTTTTTGCAAAAAACACGTACCGCCCATCCAAAAATGGGGGCTGGTCTATTCGGCCTGCGAGAGGGGCTTTCCTGTAGCGCCCCACACCCGGCAGGCCGAGATATAGTGCTTGTCCCAGTACGCATTGGTTAGCACATCGTGCCGCACCCCGCTGCTGGAGGCATGCACAAAGCGGGGGATGCCATCCTCCAGGGCCACACACAGGGCGGTGTGGCCTATCACGCCGGGCTTGTAGTTTGAGAAGAAGAGCAGGTCGCCGGGCTGTATATCCGTGCGGCGTACCGGCTTGCCATAGCGGTACTGGTCTATGCTCACGCGGGGCAGCTCCATGCCCACCTCGCGAAAAGCCAGCACCATCAGGCCGCTACAGTCTACCCCCTGGCGGCTCATGCCGCCCCAGGCATACTGGGTGCCCAGGTAGCTCTCGGCCTTCTCGATCACCTTGCCGATATTTTTGTCGCTGGCCCGCACCACCTGGGCAGGCGGCTTGGCTGCGGGGGCAGTGGCACCGGCCTTGGCAGTCAGTGCGGCACCGGCCTTTCGGCGCACGGGCGCATGGCCCCGCTTGGTCCAGCTGGTGGCCGGGCTGTTACCCGCGTGCCAGCTGCGGGCTACCTGCTCGCGCTGCTGGGCCGTGCGGGGGGTGCTACAGCCCACAGCCACGCACAGCACGCCCACCCCCAGGAAGAGGCCTTTTATGGTAACTCGATGCTCCATCGGATTTCGCTCTACCAAGTATACCACCCAAATGGCCTGGATGAGCATCGGGTTGCGCACATGCACGTTTCGGCCCGGGCGGGGGGTATGTGCAAGGCGACGGGAGGCACGGGGCCGGCCTTTAGCCTAGCGGGTCGGTAATCCTATACCGGCCAGTCCTCATCTTCCTCCAGAGCATACCACACCTTGGCACGGGCCCGGTCTTCCGAGCTAAGGCCTGGCACCAGGCTTTCATCTGGCGCGAGTATACCCAGACACTTACGCGCCGACTTTTCGCAGATATCTTTGGTTGCTATTCGTTCTGTCGTTTCGTGGTCTGCAGGCTATGGTCATTTTCTCTTGATTGCCCTAGACAGGAAGACTAGCTTCAAACGCGAAGAATGTCTTCCAGGAGATTGTGTCCTAGTAACCTTTATCAGCGTCTTCATTTGGACTATGTTCGGGACAATCCAATCGTATCTCTATCGAACTAAGCTCCTGCTGGAGCAGACTACAAAACACCTTGCCAGATCGACGCGAGTAATACCTACAGCTAGTACACATGCGCTGAGCTGTAATTACCCCGCTCCGGCTAAGCCCGGCAATCAGCTCCAACAATCCTTCCATCATGGATTGCTGGAGTAATGGCGATAGTCCAGCCAGGCTTTCCTCCATGATACTGGCGTAGTGCTCCGTATCTATAGCTATCCTCCGTCCGGCCTCGGTTAGATGCATTAGGTG encodes:
- a CDS encoding PH domain-containing protein — translated: MKTIEDRMQEILALEGKHIPSVAKKKEVKLLPEVLADQEIVGQVVSGIYNKGIGILVATQRRLVFIDKGLFGLKVEEFPLQKISSIQYELGLLGGKIKIHTSSNVAEISSVETEATKQFVGHVRASLAEPNTPTAPASGSHDLVDQLKQLAELKAAGILTEQEFSKQKAKLLS
- a CDS encoding C1 family peptidase — translated: MKKIISLCALCALTLGSLWAQPQTNKEGSNYSFTVVKQVDKSLVPNQYRTGTCWSFSTLSFFESELMRMGKGRQALSEMFVVRHTYMDKAERYVRWGGHINFSAGGAFHDVAYVWKNYGMVPEAVYSGLQYGEAKHNHSELDQALKAFLDVIVKNPNHRLTTSWKDAVNGILDAYLGPIPKTFTYEGKEYTPKSYAASLGLNPDDYVELSSFTHHPFYQPFTLEVPDNWLQGQVYNVPVEEMTTLAFDALDAGYSLAWGADVSDKGFNWKAGLALAPAEDWEVLTASTETDVWANPTPQAKITQEQRQAAFDRYELTDDHGMHITGYAKDQNGDRYFIVKNSWGTESNECDGFFFASEAYFALLTMDYMVHKDALPKALRKKLGL
- a CDS encoding C40 family peptidase, with translation MEHRVTIKGLFLGVGVLCVAVGCSTPRTAQQREQVARSWHAGNSPATSWTKRGHAPVRRKAGAALTAKAGATAPAAKPPAQVVRASDKNIGKVIEKAESYLGTQYAWGGMSRQGVDCSGLMVLAFREVGMELPRVSIDQYRYGKPVRRTDIQPGDLLFFSNYKPGVIGHTALCVALEDGIPRFVHASSSGVRHDVLTNAYWDKHYISACRVWGATGKPLSQAE
- a CDS encoding MarR family winged helix-turn-helix transcriptional regulator, with translation MKASFDPEQQIGRIESKIVVALERLFEAFRVLLWQEGKRHGLSPIQIQVLLFLYYHSSDKSRISYLADEFNMTKATMSDSVRILFQKGLVEKQLDQSDARSHLMHLTEAGRRIAIDTEHYASIMEESLAGLSPLLQQSMMEGLLELIAGLSRSGVITAQRMCTSCRYYSRRSGKVFCSLLQQELSSIEIRLDCPEHSPNEDADKGY